A part of Deltaproteobacteria bacterium genomic DNA contains:
- a CDS encoding Tim44 domain-containing protein, whose protein sequence is MGGLIGSLLFGGGFAGPGLLDLLLVGGALLLVFRFLRTRRLAAASASTGDAMSFERKSAQEWGSASYTPLEEATAAAVRQPVLPSGFDADDFLKGANAIYVRLQNAWDKRDLEDIRSFTSAEVFTEIQQQAQADPETGKTELLLINPRILEVRDIGDQVLVSVLYDVTLRENEERLSKQVRELWHFSRDRFDPKSFWILEGIQQVEQ, encoded by the coding sequence ATGGGAGGCCTGATCGGCTCCTTGCTGTTCGGAGGTGGATTCGCCGGACCAGGATTGTTGGACCTTCTCTTGGTGGGGGGAGCTCTTCTTCTGGTTTTTCGCTTTTTGCGCACCCGGCGCCTGGCTGCGGCATCGGCATCCACGGGCGACGCCATGTCCTTTGAACGCAAGTCTGCCCAAGAATGGGGCAGTGCGAGCTACACACCATTGGAAGAAGCGACCGCGGCCGCCGTGCGGCAGCCGGTCCTGCCGTCCGGATTTGACGCGGATGACTTTCTCAAAGGGGCCAACGCCATTTACGTCCGACTGCAAAACGCGTGGGACAAGCGCGACCTCGAAGACATCCGCTCGTTTACTTCGGCTGAAGTCTTCACCGAGATTCAACAGCAGGCCCAGGCTGATCCCGAGACCGGCAAGACCGAGTTGCTGCTGATCAACCCACGCATTCTTGAGGTGCGTGACATCGGCGACCAAGTCCTGGTTTCGGTGCTTTACGATGTGACGTTGCGCGAAAATGAAGAAAGGCTATCCAAACAGGTCCGTGAACTTTGGCATTTCAGCCGAGACCGGTTTGACCCCAAATCCTTCTGGATATTGGAGGGTATCCAGCAGGTGGAGCAATAA
- a CDS encoding HlyC/CorC family transporter: MLYLEIFAVFLLTLMNGLLAMSELAVVSSRRSRLEHLANQGSHGARAALRLIDDPSRFLSTVQIGITLVGIIAGAFSGATLGQRLGAWLNTFPSISSYGNAVGIGVTVVGITYLSLILGELVPKRVALAQPERIASFVAGPMLGLSLVASPAVWVLHISTERILRLLGLTGARETTVTEDEVKSLIAEGTQAGVFAPQEQEMIEGVLRLADRSVRVIMTPRTQIVWVDVKSDRNTIIDMVESHRFSRLLVCDGTVDRPVGFIHTKNLLPEALSCKDVTLATLMTPSLCVSDRTPVLRLLNQFKKEKVHIAVVVDEYGTTEGLVTLTDVIEAIAGDLPERGEDSGPRIVQRDDGSWLADGTIPTDEVETITGVDMGEEVEMLASFVLDHLGRIPVAGTSFTHGNARFEVVDMDVNRIDKVLIEIDRKSSEAHVPATHA, translated from the coding sequence ATGCTCTATCTTGAAATATTCGCGGTCTTCCTCCTTACCTTAATGAACGGTTTGCTCGCCATGTCCGAGCTTGCCGTCGTTTCATCGAGAAGAAGCCGTCTCGAACATTTGGCGAATCAGGGCAGCCATGGTGCGCGCGCCGCTCTGCGTCTCATCGATGATCCGAGCAGGTTTCTGTCGACGGTTCAGATCGGCATCACGCTCGTCGGCATCATCGCCGGAGCCTTCAGCGGTGCGACTTTAGGGCAGCGACTCGGAGCCTGGCTCAATACGTTTCCGTCGATTTCATCGTATGGCAATGCCGTGGGCATCGGCGTTACGGTGGTCGGTATAACCTATCTGTCGCTGATTCTGGGCGAACTCGTGCCAAAGCGGGTTGCGCTGGCTCAGCCCGAACGGATCGCCTCGTTCGTTGCCGGTCCCATGCTGGGACTTTCCCTGGTTGCCTCTCCTGCGGTTTGGGTGCTGCATATCTCGACCGAGAGGATCCTGCGGCTTTTGGGGTTGACGGGCGCCCGTGAGACCACCGTCACCGAGGACGAGGTGAAATCCCTGATCGCCGAGGGTACGCAGGCGGGCGTGTTTGCGCCACAGGAACAGGAAATGATTGAAGGCGTACTCCGCCTGGCGGATCGTTCCGTTCGGGTCATCATGACGCCTCGCACCCAGATCGTTTGGGTAGACGTGAAATCCGACCGAAACACGATTATCGACATGGTCGAGTCACATCGGTTTTCGCGTCTGCTTGTTTGCGACGGAACGGTGGATCGCCCCGTCGGTTTTATCCATACCAAGAACCTTCTTCCTGAGGCGCTTAGCTGCAAAGACGTCACCCTCGCCACCTTGATGACGCCGTCGCTTTGCGTTTCCGACCGCACGCCGGTTCTCAGGCTTCTCAACCAATTCAAAAAAGAAAAAGTGCATATCGCAGTGGTGGTCGATGAATATGGCACGACGGAAGGGTTGGTGACCCTTACAGATGTCATCGAAGCCATCGCCGGAGATCTTCCGGAACGAGGCGAAGACAGCGGACCCCGGATTGTGCAAAGAGACGACGGGTCGTGGCTGGCGGACGGAACGATTCCAACCGACGAGGTGGAAACCATCACGGGCGTCGATATGGGAGAGGAAGTGGAGATGCTGGCGAGTTTCGTGCTGGACCATCTGGGACGGATACCTGTGGCCGGTACGAGCTTTACCCACGGAAACGCACGTTTCGAGGTCGTCGATATGGACGTCAATCGCATTGACAAGGTGCTCATCGAAATCGACCGGAAAAGCTCTGAAGCGCACGTCCCGGCAACGCATGCTTAA
- a CDS encoding DUF4124 domain-containing protein has translation MKTSIKIVAVCLGLILVVGASSPAPAKIYVWTDPDGRVHYASDPEEVPQGILDDDKQLRVIESTIVTEAAPPPAPGGDAVRTAVTPPPVPTSEPAAQAEG, from the coding sequence ATGAAAACGTCCATCAAAATCGTCGCCGTCTGCCTAGGGCTGATCCTGGTCGTTGGAGCGTCATCTCCCGCGCCGGCCAAGATCTATGTTTGGACGGACCCCGACGGCCGCGTTCATTACGCCAGCGATCCCGAAGAGGTGCCGCAAGGCATTCTGGATGACGACAAACAGCTTCGGGTGATCGAATCCACCATTGTCACGGAAGCCGCACCGCCGCCGGCGCCCGGCGGCGACGCGGTGCGCACCGCCGTTACGCCGCCTCCCGTGCCCACGTCCGAACCGGCTGCACAGGCCGAGGGCTGA
- the recJ gene encoding single-stranded-DNA-specific exonuclease RecJ, whose product MTSPEQVRLFIDPSLSRMHPPFEMRDMSIAVQRILSALVQKERMAVYGDYDVDGVTATAILYLFLRNAGADVIPYLPHRLHEGYGLNRKALEALAGQGVRLIITVDCGISDHAEITAANRLGMDVVVTDHHEPGRHRPPALAVIDPKQAQCPYPEAGLSGAGVALNLVVALRAAIRDELPHNAASNTNLKSYLDLVALGTVADIVPLTGQNRILVKAGLSLLSQSVRPGIRALKQVSEINDGPLSTWDIAFRLAPRLNAAGRMGTASDAFDLLVTDSAEEALALASRLENQNRQRKDLEEVLIENIDRQIETRALPFGRSIVVSGPNWHRGLLGIAASRLKERYYLPSLVIGVENGVGYGSGRSIPGFNLHQALEACGEHLMAFGGHASAAGFRIAPENVAGFSAAFEAYAASTLTDEHLTPSIDIDARTSLEYMTLTAVQQLDLLAPFGPENPEPVLLSEDVDVAHSHVIKQKHIALSLKTNNGTYFRAIAFNMANQLKQAPRRIDLVYTPYVERWRGNEAVQLRVVDIGV is encoded by the coding sequence ATGACGTCTCCCGAACAGGTTAGGCTGTTCATCGATCCTTCGTTGAGCCGCATGCATCCCCCCTTTGAAATGCGCGACATGTCCATCGCGGTTCAACGCATCCTTTCCGCCCTTGTTCAAAAAGAGCGTATGGCCGTATATGGAGACTACGACGTGGACGGTGTAACGGCCACCGCGATTCTGTATCTGTTTCTCCGGAACGCCGGGGCCGACGTAATACCCTACCTGCCCCACCGGTTGCACGAAGGATACGGTCTGAACCGAAAAGCCCTTGAAGCGCTTGCCGGCCAAGGCGTTCGTCTGATCATAACCGTGGATTGCGGCATTTCGGACCACGCGGAAATCACGGCGGCCAACCGCCTGGGCATGGATGTAGTGGTCACGGACCACCACGAACCGGGGCGCCACCGCCCTCCCGCTTTGGCGGTAATCGATCCCAAACAGGCGCAATGTCCCTATCCCGAAGCCGGTCTCTCCGGCGCAGGGGTGGCGTTGAACCTTGTGGTCGCTCTCAGGGCCGCCATACGGGACGAACTGCCGCACAATGCCGCTTCGAATACCAATCTGAAATCGTATCTGGACCTGGTGGCCCTTGGAACCGTGGCGGATATCGTTCCTCTGACCGGACAAAACCGGATCTTGGTCAAGGCCGGTCTCTCCCTGTTGTCTCAAAGCGTGCGTCCCGGCATCCGGGCGCTGAAACAGGTTTCCGAAATAAACGACGGGCCCTTGTCCACATGGGACATCGCATTTCGACTGGCCCCCCGGTTGAACGCGGCAGGCCGCATGGGCACAGCGTCAGATGCTTTTGACCTGTTGGTCACGGATTCGGCTGAAGAGGCCTTAGCGTTGGCCTCGCGCCTGGAAAACCAAAATCGTCAGCGAAAAGATCTTGAAGAAGTTCTGATCGAGAACATCGACCGGCAGATTGAAACGCGCGCCCTGCCTTTCGGGAGAAGCATCGTGGTGTCAGGGCCGAACTGGCATCGAGGGCTGCTGGGCATTGCGGCATCGAGGCTGAAAGAACGCTACTACCTTCCTTCCCTGGTGATTGGCGTGGAAAACGGCGTCGGCTATGGGTCCGGCAGAAGCATTCCCGGGTTCAACCTTCACCAGGCTCTCGAGGCCTGCGGCGAGCACCTTATGGCCTTTGGAGGCCATGCTTCCGCGGCGGGCTTCAGAATCGCCCCCGAGAACGTGGCCGGATTCTCGGCAGCGTTCGAAGCGTACGCCGCCTCGACTCTCACGGACGAGCACCTGACTCCTTCAATAGACATCGATGCGCGAACGTCCCTGGAGTACATGACGTTGACGGCGGTCCAGCAACTCGACTTGCTGGCTCCTTTCGGCCCTGAAAATCCCGAACCGGTTCTGCTCTCGGAGGACGTGGACGTGGCGCACTCCCACGTTATCAAGCAGAAGCACATCGCCCTCAGTCTGAAGACAAACAACGGAACCTATTTCCGCGCCATCGCCTTCAATATGGCGAACCAGCTCAAGCAGGCGCCGCGTCGGATCGACCTGGTGTACACACCCTACGTGGAACGGTGGCGCGGCAACGAAGCAGTCCAACTCCGCGTCGTGGATATCGGGGTATAA
- the proC gene encoding pyrroline-5-carboxylate reductase — MAGRLGIIGTGNMGEAITRGVLQSALLKAEDILVTDVSIHRLEHMRSQYQVKTVTEPARLVEEVETIILAVKPQSMDTLLSALKDLLRSDVLIVSIAAGVSLEKIARGMPPGTRVVRVMPNNPALYMKGIAALCPGKTATGDDMKTVSSIFEALGRVVVVEEKMMDAVTGLSGSGPAYVYLFIEALSDGGVRMGLPRDVATELAVQTVLGSAVVAAESRKHVALLKEMVTSPGGTTIAGLHELERGAFRGVVINAVEAATKRSRELGKEY, encoded by the coding sequence ATGGCCGGCCGTTTGGGAATCATCGGAACAGGAAACATGGGTGAAGCCATCACCCGGGGCGTGCTTCAAAGCGCGTTGTTGAAGGCGGAAGATATCCTGGTGACGGATGTATCCATCCATCGTCTCGAGCACATGCGCTCCCAGTACCAGGTGAAGACCGTTACGGAACCGGCGCGCCTGGTCGAAGAGGTGGAAACCATCATCCTGGCTGTAAAACCTCAATCCATGGACACATTGCTTTCCGCATTGAAGGACCTGCTGAGATCCGATGTGCTGATCGTCTCCATCGCAGCGGGCGTATCCCTCGAGAAGATCGCCCGGGGCATGCCGCCGGGCACACGCGTCGTACGCGTCATGCCCAACAATCCGGCCCTGTACATGAAGGGAATCGCCGCTTTGTGTCCGGGAAAGACCGCTACCGGGGACGACATGAAAACGGTATCCTCGATTTTTGAAGCCCTGGGACGCGTAGTGGTGGTGGAAGAAAAGATGATGGACGCGGTAACGGGCCTGAGTGGAAGCGGACCGGCCTACGTGTACCTGTTTATCGAAGCGCTCTCGGACGGGGGCGTACGCATGGGTTTACCCAGAGACGTGGCCACTGAACTGGCTGTCCAGACGGTGCTGGGATCAGCGGTAGTGGCCGCCGAGTCGCGCAAGCATGTAGCCCTTTTGAAGGAAATGGTAACCTCTCCCGGCGGCACCACCATTGCGGGTCTGCACGAACTGGAGCGAGGCGCGTTCCGGGGCGTCGTGATCAACGCCGTGGAAGCCGCGACCAAACGGTCCCGGGAACTGGGCAAAGAGTACTGA
- the hflK gene encoding FtsH protease activity modulator HflK, protein MAWDWEKLQKRQQAGGRGTAPPDLDQVMDRFRNLRSKFPGGSILIALVVVGWLLSGIYIVAPDQVGVVKRFGAMAYTTGPGPHYHLPYPIETVMKPAVTQVRRAEIGFRTVSRAQPARYQAVPQESLMLTGDENIVDIQFIVQYKIKDASAYLFNVYDPEQTVQDAGEASMRQVVGKSNIDEALTTGKFKLQQETKTLLQEVLDSYGAGLDVVTVQLQDVHPPQAVIEAFKDVASAKEDQNKFINDAEGYRNDILPKAKGKAAEIVNQSLGYRESKINYARGDASRFTQVLSEYEKAKEVTEKRLYLEAMEEVLKNSTKIIVGSEIGRQVLPLLPLGGTLPSSAPKGEEAK, encoded by the coding sequence ATGGCATGGGATTGGGAAAAGCTGCAAAAACGTCAACAGGCCGGCGGAAGAGGAACCGCACCGCCGGATCTGGACCAGGTGATGGACCGGTTCAGGAACCTCCGATCTAAATTCCCGGGAGGTTCGATCCTGATCGCGCTGGTTGTGGTCGGCTGGTTGCTGTCGGGCATTTACATCGTTGCTCCGGATCAAGTGGGCGTGGTCAAGCGTTTCGGTGCGATGGCCTATACCACGGGGCCCGGCCCTCATTACCATCTTCCGTATCCTATCGAAACCGTAATGAAACCCGCAGTGACGCAAGTGCGCAGGGCCGAAATCGGCTTCCGGACCGTTTCTCGGGCGCAGCCCGCCCGGTACCAAGCTGTTCCGCAGGAATCTCTGATGCTGACCGGCGATGAAAACATCGTGGATATTCAGTTTATCGTGCAATACAAGATCAAGGATGCCTCGGCTTATCTGTTCAATGTGTACGATCCCGAGCAAACCGTTCAGGACGCCGGGGAAGCGAGTATGCGGCAGGTGGTGGGAAAGAGTAATATCGACGAGGCTCTGACCACCGGGAAATTCAAGCTCCAGCAAGAGACCAAGACCCTGCTCCAGGAGGTTCTTGACAGTTATGGTGCGGGGCTCGATGTGGTTACCGTGCAATTGCAGGATGTGCATCCTCCTCAGGCCGTTATTGAAGCGTTTAAAGATGTGGCCAGCGCCAAAGAGGACCAGAACAAGTTCATCAACGACGCTGAAGGCTATCGGAACGACATCCTTCCCAAGGCCAAAGGTAAGGCGGCCGAAATCGTCAACCAGTCCCTGGGGTACCGGGAAAGCAAGATCAACTATGCCAGGGGTGACGCCAGCCGTTTCACCCAGGTCCTGTCCGAGTATGAAAAGGCCAAAGAGGTCACCGAGAAACGGCTCTACCTGGAAGCCATGGAAGAGGTGCTCAAGAACTCGACCAAGATCATCGTAGGATCCGAGATCGGGAGGCAGGTGCTCCCCCTGCTGCCATTAGGCGGAACCCTGCCATCGAGCGCTCCCAAAGGGGAGGAAGCCAAATGA
- a CDS encoding fumarylacetoacetate hydrolase family protein, translating to MRILRYKQDGTEYWGALRENEEVIPMLDPLTREVKKGPAQRLRDLELLAPVNPGQIVAVGLNYRDHAEELGMAIPENPILFMKPRTSVIGPNADILLPPSSKRVDFEAELGVVIGRRARKVPVDEAFHFILGYTCLNDVTARDLQKKDGQWTRAKSFDTFCPLGPWIETELDPSDLLVRLFLNGEPKQKSSTSNLIFSVPELVGFISHVMTLDPGDVIATGTPSGIGPMAAGDEVEVVIDGIGILTNRAVGDE from the coding sequence ATGAGAATTTTACGATACAAACAGGATGGAACGGAGTATTGGGGCGCTCTGAGGGAGAACGAGGAAGTGATTCCCATGCTGGATCCTTTAACCAGGGAAGTCAAGAAAGGTCCGGCGCAGCGGTTGCGGGACCTCGAACTGTTGGCTCCAGTAAATCCGGGCCAGATAGTGGCCGTGGGCCTCAACTATCGCGACCATGCCGAGGAACTGGGGATGGCCATCCCTGAAAACCCGATTCTATTCATGAAGCCGCGAACGTCGGTAATCGGACCCAATGCGGATATCCTGCTGCCGCCGTCGAGCAAGAGGGTGGACTTCGAAGCCGAATTAGGCGTGGTCATCGGCCGTCGTGCGCGCAAGGTCCCGGTCGATGAGGCGTTCCATTTCATCCTCGGTTACACCTGTCTGAACGATGTCACGGCCAGGGACCTCCAGAAAAAGGACGGCCAGTGGACCCGGGCAAAAAGTTTTGACACCTTCTGTCCTCTGGGTCCGTGGATCGAAACCGAACTGGACCCCTCCGATCTTCTCGTTCGGTTATTCTTGAACGGAGAGCCCAAGCAGAAATCCAGCACGTCCAATCTTATCTTTTCGGTGCCCGAACTCGTCGGCTTCATATCCCACGTGATGACGCTCGATCCCGGAGACGTGATCGCCACGGGCACGCCTTCCGGCATCGGTCCCATGGCGGCGGGGGACGAGGTGGAGGTGGTTATAGACGGCATCGGGATCTTAACGAACCGCGCTGTTGGCGACGAGTGA
- a CDS encoding N-6 DNA methylase, with translation MGDTSVLRRYLHDIFNTGKRGDAREESYYETLSVLLREMAPSRERSKFHITTMPKSTEGGNPDFRVWDGKQHIVGYIEAKAPTVDHLDSIEDSEQLKRYRHTFPNLILTNFFEFRLYRNGERILKTFIARSFIAHTLKTMPSLENECEFQKLLEIFFSFSLPKAYTAKALAVELAKRTSFLRDEVIGKELYNGKSQRNFIHGFFEAFQKYLIRGLDREDFADLYSQTITYGLFAARMRAEGGFNRKLAYAHIPPTIGILRDVFRFISFEDPPPQMEWIIDDIAEVLSVADVNKLLQQYFHEGKGKDPIIHFYETFLSEYDPKTRERRGVYYTPEAVVTYIVRSLHHILKDRFNKSDGMASESVTVLDPASGTLTFLAETAKLAMNEFVRKYGEGHKEGFIKEHILKNYYAFELMMAPYAVGHLKMAFLLEELGYRLHDDDRFKLYLTNTLEMEELEQTSFPGMASLSQESHAAGRIKKEQPILAIMGNPPYSGHSANQGKWIDDLLKKGYAHENGIRDGGYYQVDGKPLGERNPKWLQDDYVKFIRFSQWKIDQAGIGVLGFVTNHSYLDNPTFRGMRRSLMSSFDELYVLDLHGNSLKKETCPDGSKDENVFDIRQGVAIALFIKTGNKDRARKIYHSDLWGLRGQKYGWLESHDLENTEWNEISPKSESYLFIPRDEKLYRQYEQWPKVTDIFPMNSVGIVTARDKLTIKYEPNDVWITVLNFSKMDVELARVAYQLGKDVRDWKVDLAQKDLLEGVPKRDKIVAMLYRPFDIRYTYYTGKTKGFHCMPRREIMRHMIEDNIGLILPKRVETQLPWTHVLCTNVIIDHVVVSLKTIDYLFPLYCFPDTENHNLFSAQDRAKDKQPNIDIGIFEKLSKNYPDAPTPEMIFYYIYAILYAETYREKYVEFLKMDFPRIPFTKDYELFGEMAEYGGHLADLHLMKSPDLDSPIAKFQGSGDDRVDKLHYDEKDNRVYINKSQYFENVPEKLWEYHIGGYQVCSKWLKDRKDRVLSLNDVKQYCKIVTAIEKTIKIQRSIDDVFRNIEKTL, from the coding sequence ATGGGAGACACTTCAGTGTTAAGAAGGTATTTACACGACATATTTAACACCGGGAAAAGGGGTGACGCCCGAGAGGAAAGCTATTACGAGACGCTCTCGGTTTTGCTCAGAGAGATGGCACCTTCAAGAGAAAGATCCAAATTCCATATCACCACGATGCCAAAGAGCACTGAGGGTGGCAACCCTGATTTTCGGGTATGGGACGGAAAACAACACATCGTCGGCTACATAGAAGCCAAGGCTCCAACGGTTGATCACTTGGATTCTATAGAAGATTCCGAGCAATTGAAGAGATATCGACACACATTCCCCAATTTGATCCTGACCAACTTTTTTGAATTCCGGCTGTACCGTAACGGTGAACGGATTCTTAAGACATTTATTGCCAGGTCGTTTATAGCCCACACCCTTAAAACTATGCCGTCGCTTGAAAATGAATGCGAATTCCAAAAACTTCTGGAGATCTTCTTTTCTTTTTCCCTTCCCAAGGCGTATACCGCCAAAGCTCTGGCCGTTGAACTGGCAAAGCGCACCAGCTTCTTACGCGACGAAGTCATCGGTAAAGAATTATACAACGGGAAATCGCAGCGCAATTTCATACATGGCTTTTTCGAAGCATTTCAAAAATACCTTATCCGAGGGCTGGATAGAGAAGATTTCGCAGATCTGTACTCTCAAACCATTACTTATGGCCTATTCGCGGCCCGCATGCGGGCAGAGGGGGGCTTTAACCGCAAGCTCGCCTACGCTCACATTCCTCCAACCATAGGCATACTCAGGGATGTCTTCCGGTTTATCTCTTTTGAAGACCCGCCGCCCCAAATGGAATGGATCATAGACGACATTGCCGAGGTTTTGTCCGTGGCGGATGTAAACAAGCTCCTGCAGCAATATTTCCACGAAGGCAAAGGCAAGGACCCCATCATTCACTTCTACGAAACCTTTCTGTCGGAATATGATCCCAAAACAAGGGAAAGACGGGGCGTCTATTACACCCCGGAGGCGGTCGTAACATACATTGTGCGGTCTTTGCACCATATCCTGAAGGACCGGTTTAACAAATCAGACGGCATGGCAAGCGAGTCAGTGACGGTTTTGGATCCGGCCTCCGGCACCCTGACATTTTTGGCCGAGACCGCCAAACTGGCCATGAACGAGTTTGTCCGGAAGTATGGCGAGGGCCACAAAGAAGGCTTCATCAAGGAGCACATCCTGAAAAACTATTACGCATTTGAGCTCATGATGGCCCCATACGCGGTGGGACACCTGAAGATGGCCTTCCTACTAGAGGAACTGGGATACCGACTCCACGACGATGACCGCTTCAAGCTATACCTGACCAACACCCTCGAAATGGAAGAGCTTGAACAGACAAGTTTTCCCGGCATGGCCTCGCTTTCCCAAGAATCCCATGCGGCCGGAAGGATCAAGAAAGAGCAACCGATCCTGGCCATTATGGGGAATCCGCCCTATTCAGGGCATTCGGCCAACCAGGGAAAGTGGATCGATGATCTACTGAAAAAGGGCTACGCACATGAAAACGGCATCAGGGATGGCGGATACTATCAGGTGGACGGCAAACCGTTGGGAGAAAGAAATCCCAAATGGCTGCAGGATGATTACGTGAAATTCATCCGGTTTTCCCAGTGGAAGATCGACCAGGCAGGCATTGGGGTTCTGGGTTTTGTTACCAACCACAGCTATCTTGACAATCCCACCTTTCGAGGCATGCGCCGGTCCCTGATGAGCAGTTTCGATGAACTGTACGTCCTTGACCTTCATGGTAATTCATTGAAAAAAGAAACCTGCCCGGACGGCTCCAAAGACGAGAATGTCTTTGATATTAGACAGGGCGTGGCCATCGCTCTGTTCATCAAGACCGGGAATAAAGACAGAGCACGCAAAATCTATCATTCCGATCTCTGGGGTTTACGAGGACAAAAGTATGGTTGGCTTGAATCCCATGATCTTGAAAACACGGAATGGAATGAAATTTCTCCGAAATCGGAGTCCTATCTGTTCATACCAAGGGATGAGAAGCTTTACAGACAATATGAACAGTGGCCGAAGGTGACGGATATTTTTCCAATGAATAGCGTGGGAATTGTTACTGCCAGAGATAAGCTAACGATAAAGTATGAACCAAATGATGTTTGGATAACGGTCCTCAACTTTTCTAAGATGGATGTCGAGCTGGCGAGAGTGGCCTACCAATTGGGCAAAGATGTCAGAGATTGGAAAGTCGATCTAGCGCAAAAGGACCTGTTGGAAGGAGTCCCGAAGAGAGACAAAATTGTTGCGATGTTGTATCGCCCATTCGACATCCGTTATACTTATTACACAGGAAAAACAAAGGGGTTTCACTGCATGCCTCGCAGAGAAATAATGAGGCATATGATTGAAGATAATATTGGGCTAATCCTGCCTAAAAGAGTAGAAACGCAACTTCCATGGACTCACGTTTTATGCACAAATGTTATAATTGACCATGTGGTGGTGTCCCTGAAGACAATAGACTATCTGTTTCCTTTATATTGCTTCCCCGACACGGAAAATCACAATCTTTTCAGTGCCCAAGATCGAGCCAAAGACAAGCAACCCAATATCGACATCGGAATCTTTGAAAAATTGTCAAAAAACTATCCTGATGCTCCTACTCCCGAGATGATTTTTTACTACATCTATGCCATATTATATGCGGAAACCTACCGGGAAAAATACGTCGAATTTCTCAAGATGGATTTCCCTCGAATCCCTTTTACCAAAGATTATGAATTGTTTGGCGAGATGGCGGAATACGGCGGGCATCTTGCCGACCTCCATTTAATGAAGTCTCCAGATCTCGATTCCCCCATTGCCAAATTTCAAGGCTCCGGAGATGATCGAGTGGACAAACTCCACTATGATGAAAAAGATAATCGCGTTTACATTAACAAAAGCCAATACTTCGAAAATGTTCCGGAAAAACTCTGGGAATATCATATCGGGGGCTATCAGGTCTGCAGCAAATGGCTGAAAGACAGAAAAGACAGAGTCCTGTCGCTGAACGATGTTAAGCAGTACTGCAAAATCGTGACAGCCATAGAAAAGACCATAAAGATTCAAAGATCTATTGATGATGTATTCCGTAATATAGAAAAAACACTATAA
- the hflC gene encoding protease modulator HflC yields the protein MKRSTAVIGIIVIGGLVLLNLATFIVDQTQQALVVQLGNPIGGVRGPGLHFKIPFIQQVIFFEKRVLEYDANPAEILTQDKKNLVVDNFSKWRIVDPLLFYQSVRNVAGAQARLDDIIYSELRVELGVHTLTDILAGGRAELMLNVTKRTDEVARSLGVEVLDVRIKRADLPKENEMAVFGRMNAERERQAKRYRSEGMEQAQKIRSEAEKERTVILAEAYRTSQENKGTGDAEAVRIYAEAFEKNPDFYAFTRSLDAYKESLKQDSTLVLDTQSPFFKYLR from the coding sequence ATGAAAAGATCAACGGCGGTCATCGGCATCATTGTTATCGGCGGATTGGTTCTGCTCAATCTTGCGACATTCATCGTGGATCAGACGCAGCAGGCCTTAGTCGTCCAATTGGGTAACCCTATCGGGGGCGTTCGGGGCCCCGGTCTGCATTTCAAGATCCCTTTCATCCAGCAGGTCATCTTCTTTGAAAAACGTGTCCTCGAGTACGACGCGAACCCGGCCGAGATTCTGACCCAGGACAAGAAGAACCTCGTGGTGGATAACTTCTCCAAATGGCGGATCGTCGATCCTCTGCTGTTCTATCAGTCGGTTCGGAACGTGGCAGGCGCCCAGGCGCGTTTGGACGACATCATCTATTCCGAACTGCGCGTAGAGCTGGGTGTGCATACCCTTACGGACATTCTTGCGGGAGGACGCGCCGAGCTCATGTTGAACGTGACCAAACGCACTGACGAAGTCGCCCGTTCTTTGGGTGTCGAGGTTTTGGACGTGCGTATCAAACGGGCGGACCTTCCCAAGGAGAACGAAATGGCTGTTTTCGGCCGCATGAATGCGGAACGGGAACGTCAGGCCAAAAGATACCGGTCGGAAGGAATGGAGCAAGCCCAGAAGATTCGTTCTGAAGCGGAGAAGGAAAGGACCGTCATACTGGCGGAAGCTTACCGCACGTCTCAGGAAAACAAAGGAACGGGCGACGCGGAAGCCGTTCGGATTTATGCTGAAGCGTTCGAGAAGAACCCGGATTTTTACGCGTTCACTCGAAGTCTCGACGCATATAAAGAGAGCCTTAAACAGGACAGCACGCTGGTACTGGACACGCAGAGCCCGTTCTTTAAATACTTGCGTTAA